A region from the Corylus avellana chromosome ca7, CavTom2PMs-1.0 genome encodes:
- the LOC132187310 gene encoding probable CoA ligase CCL8, whose amino-acid sequence MSFSSFKSFSCHFFRPPLTLSSASSRFVALSLSRRTSTRFCVCSARPYSSSHSGTFMEVVKAAGRQGSAALHSVAIRADQQSYSYTQLISSALKISNILSSSDLKITCKHENHSLSVDGKGGHGHLGGARIGIVAKPSAEFVAGILGTWLSGGVAVPLALSYPEAELLHVMNDSDVSMVLSTFDHHELLQEVASKCAARFSLIPPVPSISSQKDVHDHPPHGEIDEHGFFQGNIENSSEDPALIIYTSGTTGKPKGVVHTHKSITAQVQTLTEAWEYAPADQVLHCLPLHHVHGLFNALLAPLYAGSTVEFMPKFSVRGIWQRWRESYPVDGTKANDAITVFTGVPTVYTRLIQGYVAMDPELQAASASAARQLRLMMCGSSALPQPVMHQWEAITGHCLLERYGMTEFVMAISNPLNGMRKAGTVGKPFPGVQIKILAEDENGDGTDGVGELCVKSPSLFKEYWKLPEVTKESFIDGGFFKTGDAGKVDEDGYYIILGRTSADIMKVGGYKLSALEIESIILEHPAVAECCVLGLPDKDYGEAVCALIVPDTDTKRKREEDLNPALSLEELRTWAKDKLAPYKLPTRLLLWDSLPRNAMGKVNKKELKKVVAVEQ is encoded by the exons ATGAGTTTCTCGTCATTTAAATCCTTCAGCTGCCACTTCTTTAGGCCTCCTTTGACTTTATCTTCAGCGTCTTCGCGTTTTGTTGCTCTCTCTCTAAGCAGGCGGACGAGCACTCGGTTTTGTGTCTGTTCAGCTCGGCCTTACTCGT CATCACATTCTGGTACATTTATGGAGGTGGTCAAAGCAGCTGGTAGGCAGGGGTCTGCAGCTCTTCATAGTGTTGCTATTAGAGCTGATCAGCAAAGTTACAGTTACACACAACTCATTTCATCTGCATTGAAGATATCTAATATTTTAAGCAGCAGCGACTTAAAAATT ACTTGCAAACATGAAAATCATTCTCTTTCGGTTGATGGCAAGGGAGGACATGGACATCTTGGTGGAGCTCGAATAGGAATTGTGGCCAAACCTTCAGCTGAGTTTGTTGCTGGAATCTTAGGGACCTGGTTGAGTGGAGGAGTTGCAGTTCCTCTTGCACTCAGCTATCCAGAGGCTGAGCTCCTACATGTGATGAATGATTCG GATGTCTCCATGGTGCTAAGTACCTTTGATCATCACGAGTTGCTGCAAGAGGTTGCTTCAAAATGTGCTGCTCGATTTTCTCTAATTCCACCTGTTCCCAGTATTTCTTCACAGAAAGATGTACATGATCATCCACCACATGGAGAAATAGATGAACATGGATTTTTTCAGGGAAATATTGAGAACTCGA GCGAGGATCCGGCATTAATAATATACACGAGTGGAACAACAGGTAAACCTAAAGGAGTTGTTCACACGCACAAAAGCATCACTGCACAG GTACAAACATTGACAGAAGCTTGGGAATATGCACCGGCTGATCAAGTTTTGCACTGCCTACCATTACATCA CGTTCATGGGCTTTTTAATGCTTTGCTTGCCCCTCTCTATGCGGGTTCAACG GTTGAGTTTATGCCGAAATTTAGTGTGAGGGGAATCTGGCAGAGATGGCGTGAGTCATATCCAGTGGATGGCACCAAGGCAAATGATGCTATAACTGTATTTACAGGA GTTCCAACTGTGTATACTCGATTGATACAAGGGTATGTAGCAATGGATCCAGAGTTACAAGCTGCTTCTGCCTCTGCAGCAAGACAGTTGCGACTTATG ATGTGTGGCTCCTCGGCACTCCCTCAACCTGTCATGCACCAATGGGAAGCCATCACTGGACATTGCCTTTTGGAAAGATATGGCATGACTGAA TTTGTCATGGCAATATCAAATCCTTTAAATGGTATGCGGAAGGCTGGCACTGTTGGGAAGCCATTCCCTGGTGTTCAG ATCAAGATTCTGGCAGAAGATGAAAATGGAGATGGTACTGATGGGGTGGGTGAGCTTTGCGTTAAAAGCCCTTCTTTGTTTAAGGAGTATTGGAAACTTCCTGAG gtaacgAAGGAATCATTTATTGACGGTGGCTTCTTCAAGACTGGAGATGCCGGTAAAGTGGATGAAGATGGATATTACATAATTTTGGGAC GTACAAGTGCAGATATTATGAAGGTCGGTGGATACAAATTATCTGCATTAGAAATTGAATCAATTATTTTGGAG CATCCAGCTGTTGCAGAATGTTGTGTGTTGGGCTTACCAGACAAAGATTACGGAGAAGCGGTTTGTGCGCTTATTGTGCCTGACACAGACACAAAGAGAAAACGGGAGGAAGATTTAAATCCTGCTCTAAGCTTGGAAGAACTCCGCACTTGGGCTAAAGACAAGCTTGCACCATACAAG CTACCAACTCGATTGCTCCTTTGGGACTCGCTGCCTCGCAATGCTATGGGGAAG GTGAATAAGAAAGAGTTGAAGAAAGTGGTGGCCGTTGAACAGTAA